In one Bacillus sp. Marseille-P3661 genomic region, the following are encoded:
- a CDS encoding Crp/Fnr family transcriptional regulator — protein sequence MVTQNQMSKDLTELLNSVDHTIKVQKGTFLFQEGMPATELYILRSGRIQISKISPDGKELSLRIAKVGDIVGELTLFTNEAKYLLNAKVLENGEVAVVKKETLEKELLKNGQIAYEFMKWMSDHFRKTQTKFRDLVLHGKKGALYSTLIRMSNSYGIKNKDGSVFIDLPLTNQELANFCGTSRESVNRMLSDLRKNDIISINKTKITINNLQYLRDEINCEGCPPELCSIE from the coding sequence ATCGTAACTCAAAACCAAATGTCTAAAGACTTGACTGAATTATTAAATTCAGTTGATCATACTATAAAGGTTCAAAAAGGCACCTTTTTATTTCAGGAAGGTATGCCTGCTACTGAATTGTATATATTACGTTCGGGAAGAATTCAGATTAGTAAAATATCTCCCGATGGAAAAGAATTATCATTACGAATCGCCAAAGTTGGGGACATTGTGGGCGAACTTACGCTTTTCACAAACGAGGCAAAATACTTGCTAAACGCTAAGGTCTTAGAAAATGGCGAGGTTGCTGTAGTGAAAAAAGAGACATTAGAAAAAGAATTACTCAAGAACGGACAAATAGCTTATGAGTTTATGAAATGGATGAGCGATCATTTTAGAAAAACACAAACTAAATTTAGGGACCTTGTTCTTCATGGTAAAAAAGGTGCACTTTATTCAACATTAATTCGAATGTCAAACAGCTATGGAATAAAAAATAAAGATGGAAGTGTTTTTATCGATCTTCCTTTAACAAATCAGGAGCTTGCAAACTTTTGCGGTACCTCTAGAGAGAGTGTAAACCGCATGTTAAGTGATCTCCGTAAAAATGATATTATTTCTATTAATAAAACAAAAATCACAATTAATAACCTCCAATATCTTAGAGATGAAATTAATTGTGAAGGATGTCCTCCTGAACTTTGTAGTATCGAGTAA
- the moaA gene encoding GTP 3',8-cyclase MoaA: protein MNKRINLVDRYGRYHDYLRISVTDRCNLRCHYCVPDGQHQCMDYSKILTDEEILKIVKVGSELGVRKIRITGGEPLLRKNLPQLISGIKSNSNIEDIALTTNGVFLSKYGRELKEAGLDRVNISLDSLNENKFSYITRDGSLDQVLDGIQTAIDLGFHPVKLNVVLMKDFNLDEVEEFLRWSIREPIEIRFIEYMPIGTDNTIWSNQYQSLEIVEEIAKGIRPYHLLNKQNVTGPAQQYSFENGVGKFGLIHPISCNFCDNCNRLRLTADGYLKPCLFWQDEVSLKQFIDNEEQLINAFKKALFIKPERHKMGEDSFENGNPTTRVMSAIGG from the coding sequence ATGAATAAGCGGATAAACTTAGTCGATAGATATGGCCGTTACCATGATTATCTACGAATATCAGTAACCGATCGCTGTAATCTTAGATGTCATTATTGTGTTCCAGATGGTCAACACCAATGTATGGATTACTCAAAAATATTAACGGATGAAGAAATACTTAAAATCGTTAAGGTGGGCTCTGAATTAGGGGTTCGGAAAATTAGAATTACAGGTGGCGAGCCGTTATTACGAAAAAATTTGCCACAGCTTATCTCAGGAATAAAATCAAATTCAAATATTGAAGATATTGCTTTAACAACAAATGGCGTATTTTTAAGTAAATACGGAAGAGAATTAAAAGAAGCAGGTTTAGATCGTGTGAATATAAGTTTAGATTCATTGAACGAAAATAAGTTTTCCTATATAACAAGAGATGGTAGCCTAGATCAAGTATTGGACGGCATTCAAACTGCAATAGATCTTGGATTTCATCCTGTAAAGTTAAATGTAGTCTTAATGAAAGATTTTAATCTAGATGAAGTAGAAGAATTTTTACGATGGTCAATTCGTGAGCCGATTGAAATTCGTTTTATTGAATATATGCCCATTGGAACAGATAACACTATTTGGAGTAACCAATATCAGTCATTAGAAATTGTAGAAGAGATAGCAAAAGGTATTAGGCCGTATCATTTATTGAATAAACAAAATGTAACAGGCCCTGCTCAACAGTATTCATTTGAAAATGGAGTAGGTAAATTTGGTTTAATACACCCAATTTCGTGCAACTTTTGTGATAACTGTAATCGATTAAGATTAACGGCAGATGGATACTTAAAACCATGCTTATTCTGGCAAGATGAAGTTTCTTTAAAACAATTTATAGATAATGAAGAACAGTTAATTAATGCATTTAAAAAAGCTCTATTTATTAAACCTGAACGTCACAAAATGGGTGAAGATAGCTTTGAGAATGGAAATCCGACAACACGTGTTATGTCCGCTATTGGTGGATAA